The following proteins are encoded in a genomic region of Ornithinibacillus sp. 4-3:
- a CDS encoding bifunctional UDP-sugar hydrolase/5'-nucleotidase — protein sequence MRENIHLFYTNDLHSHFEHWARIVHFFKENKTKIVNRKESCFLFDIGDHMDRVSPIAEAFMGKANVELLNAAEYDVVTLGNNEGITLSHDDLYHLYDDANFSVVCSNMHNLIDEQPPWLKISTQLISENGVRIAVLGLTAPYSAYYQLLGWQVDFPQETLERHLAVVKKDADIIILLSHLGLNEDRQIAMNHSEIDIIIGGHTHHLLRTGEMVEETLLTAAGKNGEFVGNVLLTWDHTNQKLINKEAYAINIAHLPKDEKTVEKLSSLQQEANTILSVPVVHTEESLAVDWSKGTPIIKSLTETLKEWTKADCAMLNTGLLLESFPSGTVSYEDVHRICPHPINPCVVELDGDELMEVIRSSYTSAFTEFALKGFGFRGKKLGKMVFSGLEIETIDYGNHESIKRVLWNGEPLQKERTYSVATADMFTFGRLLPEISRSESKIYYLPEFIRDLLVLTLKKMYEDDEVKK from the coding sequence ATGCGCGAAAATATCCATTTATTTTATACAAATGATTTACATAGCCATTTTGAACATTGGGCACGTATTGTTCATTTTTTCAAGGAAAATAAAACAAAAATTGTTAATCGAAAAGAATCCTGCTTTTTATTTGATATTGGAGATCATATGGACAGAGTTTCCCCGATTGCTGAAGCATTTATGGGAAAGGCAAATGTTGAGTTATTAAATGCGGCAGAATATGATGTAGTTACACTTGGGAATAATGAGGGAATTACTTTATCACATGATGATCTATACCATTTGTATGATGATGCGAATTTTTCAGTGGTGTGTAGTAATATGCATAATTTGATTGATGAGCAACCCCCTTGGCTCAAAATTTCTACACAGCTAATATCAGAAAATGGAGTTCGAATTGCAGTTCTAGGTTTAACAGCTCCATATAGTGCTTATTATCAGTTATTGGGCTGGCAAGTGGATTTTCCTCAAGAAACATTAGAGCGACATTTAGCTGTAGTGAAAAAAGATGCTGATATTATCATTTTGCTGTCTCATTTAGGATTAAATGAAGATAGACAAATTGCCATGAATCATTCAGAGATTGATATCATAATTGGGGGACATACACATCATTTATTACGTACTGGAGAAATGGTGGAGGAGACATTATTAACCGCAGCGGGTAAAAATGGTGAATTTGTTGGAAATGTCTTATTAACATGGGATCACACGAATCAAAAATTAATTAATAAAGAAGCATATGCGATTAATATTGCTCATTTGCCGAAGGATGAAAAAACGGTAGAAAAATTATCTTCTCTACAGCAAGAAGCAAATACAATCTTATCTGTCCCTGTTGTTCATACAGAAGAATCATTGGCAGTAGATTGGTCAAAGGGTACACCAATTATTAAGTCATTGACAGAAACGTTAAAGGAATGGACTAAGGCAGATTGTGCGATGCTGAATACAGGGTTATTATTAGAATCATTTCCGTCTGGAACGGTATCGTACGAAGATGTGCACCGGATTTGTCCACATCCAATTAATCCCTGTGTGGTAGAGCTTGATGGGGATGAACTAATGGAAGTAATCCGTTCGTCCTATACCAGTGCTTTTACAGAATTTGCACTTAAGGGATTTGGTTTTCGTGGAAAGAAACTAGGAAAAATGGTCTTTTCAGGATTAGAGATAGAAACAATTGATTATGGAAACCATGAATCGATTAAACGAGTATTGTGGAATGGAGAACCCTTGCAAAAAGAACGTACTTATTCTGTTGCAACAGCAGATATGTTCACATTTGGAAGATTATTACCAGAAATTTCAAGATCAGAGTCAAAAATATATTATTTGCCAGAATTTATTCGAGATTTATTAGTTTTAACGCTAAAAAAGATGTATGAAGATGACGAGGTGAAAAAATGA
- a CDS encoding enoyl-CoA hydratase-related protein: MTKNETHNDSLFLEINNAIATIFINRINKRNALSYEMWTKVPAIMKACEENSEVKVIIFRSVDASAFSAGADISDFKNLCKTAEGAKKYNDAIIAAEAAIMNISKPTIAQIQGFCVGGGCEIAIACDFRFADSSGRFGITPAKLGLIYNTPGTKNLVDLVGPSKAKDILFTGRLLPAEEALSIGLIDHIFSSEMLEKETLEYAKMIANNAQLSVRSSKRIIFDVLQGETENTEEIDDMIVNSFLSDDFKEGVNAFLEKRRANFKYS, translated from the coding sequence ATGACTAAGAATGAAACACATAATGACTCCTTGTTTTTGGAAATTAATAACGCAATTGCAACTATTTTTATTAATCGGATTAACAAGAGAAATGCGCTTTCTTATGAAATGTGGACAAAAGTTCCGGCTATCATGAAAGCGTGTGAGGAGAATTCAGAGGTTAAAGTAATTATTTTTCGAAGTGTAGATGCTTCTGCTTTTTCTGCTGGAGCAGATATTAGTGATTTTAAAAATTTATGTAAAACTGCTGAAGGTGCAAAAAAATACAATGATGCAATTATTGCTGCAGAGGCGGCTATCATGAATATTTCTAAACCAACAATTGCTCAAATTCAAGGATTTTGTGTAGGTGGTGGCTGTGAAATAGCTATTGCTTGCGATTTTCGATTTGCTGATAGTAGTGGGAGATTTGGAATTACCCCTGCTAAATTAGGATTGATTTATAATACTCCAGGCACAAAGAATCTAGTTGATCTTGTAGGACCATCAAAGGCAAAAGATATTCTCTTTACAGGAAGGTTATTGCCTGCAGAAGAAGCACTTTCTATTGGATTAATTGACCATATTTTTTCTAGTGAAATGTTAGAAAAAGAAACACTAGAATATGCAAAAATGATTGCTAACAATGCTCAATTATCTGTGCGAAGTTCGAAGAGGATTATTTTTGACGTGCTCCAAGGAGAAACAGAGAATACAGAAGAGATAGACGATATGATTGTGAACTCTTTTTTATCAGATGATTTTAAAGAAGGAGTCAATGCATTTTTAGAAAAAAGGCGTGCGAACTTTAAATATTCATAA
- a CDS encoding HD-GYP domain-containing protein, producing the protein MRLASTRTVKPNKTIAKTIYNETGSVLVRQGVVVTEQLKESLLKRGITCIYIEEDSTKDIYVNLSIPSDLRIEATKTIREVFSEMKMEQNFIFNKREEKLTKMIRNLIENMSVQKDGLSLLADILVTDDYLFQHSLNVALYALAIGSQLRFSEKELIELGLGSILNDFGKIFIDDTILKKEAHLTTEEYEEMKQHPELGFDFIRQHTDLPTVVAHCAYQHHERLDGSGYPRKLVGNEIHTYAKVIGVADVFDAVTTNRVYRKAMLPHEGLEILYAQATDKFDIKIVEAFKKSIVIYPNGITVELSDGRKGVVVRQNQHLYDRPIIRIMDVDDTGNSEYYDLDLSKALNIMITSCYIV; encoded by the coding sequence ATGAGGCTTGCGTCCACACGAACTGTGAAACCAAATAAAACGATAGCAAAGACCATATATAATGAGACAGGAAGTGTTTTAGTTCGCCAGGGTGTAGTGGTGACAGAACAACTGAAAGAGAGCCTATTAAAACGTGGAATTACATGCATTTATATCGAAGAGGACTCGACAAAAGATATTTATGTAAACTTATCTATTCCGAGTGATTTACGAATAGAGGCTACGAAAACAATTAGAGAAGTATTTTCTGAAATGAAAATGGAACAAAACTTTATTTTCAATAAGAGAGAAGAAAAGCTTACTAAAATGATTCGAAACCTCATAGAAAATATGTCAGTGCAAAAAGATGGTTTATCACTGTTAGCTGATATATTAGTTACAGATGATTATTTATTCCAACACTCTTTGAATGTAGCTTTGTATGCATTAGCAATTGGCTCTCAATTACGATTTAGTGAAAAAGAATTAATTGAGCTAGGCTTAGGATCTATTTTGAATGATTTTGGGAAAATATTTATCGATGATACGATTTTAAAAAAAGAAGCCCATTTAACTACCGAAGAATATGAAGAGATGAAGCAGCATCCAGAGCTAGGCTTTGATTTTATTCGTCAGCATACAGATTTACCTACTGTAGTAGCGCATTGTGCTTATCAGCATCATGAAAGATTAGATGGCTCAGGTTATCCTCGAAAGCTGGTAGGAAATGAGATTCATACGTATGCGAAAGTCATTGGTGTAGCGGATGTATTTGATGCGGTGACAACCAACAGAGTATATAGAAAAGCAATGCTGCCACATGAAGGGCTAGAAATACTTTATGCACAGGCGACAGATAAATTTGATATTAAGATAGTAGAAGCCTTTAAGAAAAGCATTGTTATTTATCCAAATGGAATTACTGTTGAATTAAGTGATGGGCGAAAAGGAGTTGTAGTAAGGCAGAACCAACATCTTTATGATCGACCTATCATTAGAATTATGGATGTAGATGATACAGGAAATAGTGAATACTATGATTTGGACTTATCAAAGGCATTAAATATTATGATTACCTCTTGTTATA